Sequence from the Saccharopolyspora pogona genome:
GATCTCCGCGGCGCGCCTCTCGCCGAGGGCGTCGAAAAACCGGTTCAGCGTCGCGGAATCGCGCCCCGGCGCGGCCCACACCAGCCGCCCGGTGTCGTGGTCCACCACCACCGTCAGATAGCGGTGATGCTTCTTGTAGGAGATCTCATCGATCCCGATCCGCCGCAACCCACCGAACCGGTCACTCTGGGTTTCGGCGTCGGCCCACACCCGGGCCACGATCGCACCCACGGTGCGCCAGGCGATGCGCATCAGCTCGCATACCGCCGATTTCGAGGAGCGCACCGCCAGCCACGCCACCGTGTCGTCGAAAGCCAAGGTGTGCCCGGCGCCATGACGCGCCCACGGCAGCCGCGCCACGGTGGGCCCGTGCTCCCGGCAGCGCACCCGCGGCGCGGCGGCCTCGAGATGGACCTGGATGGTGCCCAGGTCCAGGGCCCGCCACCGGCGCCGTCCCTCGCCCCGGTCATACCGCCCGGACCAGCGGCCACACCGGCCGCAACGGCCGCGCCCGCCCTTGCGCGGGCGCACGTGCACCATCACCCGTTCCGCGGCCTCGTCGAACTCCACATCCTCGATCACCGTGCGCCTGTCGACGCCCACCAGAGCACGCCATAAACTGGCCTTCGGCACGCCGTTCTCCGTCCCCTCGGTTCCTGACCTTCGACAAGCCAGAAACCTAGACGAAGCAACGGCGTGCCCCCGTCTCCGGGCCTAAAACAGCAGCTCACATCACCCACGGATCAGTCACAAGAGCCTGTTATCTGGAGCTTCCGTGCGTGTGTCTTCCATGTGTGCCACGGGTTTGTCGTGGGCTGCGGTCGGCGTGGTGGACATGGTTATCTCCGGGCTCGTCCAGCATGTCGATCACGTTGGAGGAGCAGGTGCAGGTGCAACGGGTGGCGATGCCCGCCTCGCGGGTGCCGTCGTGGACGGTCCTGGGCGATGACGACGCCCCGGTCGAGCCGATCGAGCCGATCGAGCGTTATCTGGCCTATCTGACCGATATCGAGCGGTCACCGAACACGGTCAAGGCGTATGCGCATGATTTGAAGGACTACTGGGTCTTCCTGGAGCATCGGGGCCTGGACTGGCGGGAGGTGCGCCTGGAGGACATTGGTGAGTACGTCGCCTGGCTGCGGCTGCCGCCGACCGGCCGTGATGGCCAGGTGGCCGTGCTGCCCTCGCTCCAGCCGCATGTGGCTGGGTCCACGATCAACCGGAAGCTTTCGGCGCTGGCGGCGTTTTATGCGTATCAGGCGCGGCATGGCGTGGATGTCGGTGAGCTGTTGACCACGTGGCAGGTGCCCGGTCGGCGGGGCGGGTGGAAGCCGTTTTTGCACCACATCAGCAAGGACAAACCCCAACCGAGCCGGATGATCACGGTGAAAGCACCGAAGAAGCTGCCCCGGATCCTGACAGTCACTGAGATGCAGTCCATTGTGGATGCTTGTGACCGGCTGCGAGATCGCTTCCTTTGGTCCTTGTTGTGGGATTCCGGCTGCCGGATCGGGGAGGCGTTGGGCCTGCGGCATGCCGATATCGCCGCCGCGGAACGGGAGATCGTGATCGTGCCCCGGGTCAACGACAACGGCGCCCGATCCAAATCACGCGAGCAACGCGCCGTCCCGGTCTCCACGGAGCTGATCCGGCTGTGGGGTGACTATCTGCACGGCGAATACGGCGATGTGGACTCGGACTACGTGTTCGTGAACCTTTTCGCCGAACCACGGGGGCAGGCGTTGTCCTACCCGGCGGTCTACGAGCTGGTGAAACGGCTGCGGCGACGCACCGGGATCGACTTCGATCCGCACTGGTGCCGGCATTCGGCGGCGACCAGGATGCTGCGGGACGGCGTGCCCATCGAGGTCGTGTCCAAGGTCTTGGGCCATTCCTCGGTGACCACCACGATGTCCGTTTACGGGCATTTGACCGCCGAGGACGCGCGGCGGGCGTTGGAGAACGCAGGTTGGTTCACCGGGCGTGAGGTGAGCTGGTGAGCCTGTTCGAGATCACCCACGCCCAGCGCGCAGGATGGCAGCGCCGCGCAGCTGGCGAACTGGCCGCGATCCTGGATGCCCACCCACATCTGCCGATCATCGCGTGGACGCTGGCGCCCTCCGGCAGCCTCGTGGTGGGGCAGGTGAACGGACCCGCGCCAGCTGAGCAGCTCCGCGCGACATTCGAGCATTGGCGGTCCGCCCTGCGGCTTGCCGAGCCCCACGAGGTCACCTTCAGCGGCGGATCGGTGTTGCTGACCACGCAGGCGGCGTTCAACCATGTCCGGATCAAGCTGACCGCCACCCTTCCGCCCGACGCGCGGCAGGTGACGCCATGAATCGCGAAATTGCCAAGGCGCAGCGGCAAGCCACGGCCTCTCCCGGGCTGCTGGAGAAGTTGATGGCCGCGGTGCGCCCGGAGTTCCGCAGCGACCTTGTCGTTTTCGATCCTCGCGATCCGGTGTTCGGTGGTCCGGCATGCGCAGTGCCCGGATGCGTCCGGACAGCGCGCAGCCAGGGATTGTGTCCCGGGCATCATCAGCGGTGGTGGCGCAGGGAGGGCAAGCCCGATCTCGCGCGGTTCATCGCCACCACAGACCAGCAGGTCGCCGGCCCGTTGAGCGACAGTCCCACCAGCAGTGTGGTGCCCGCCTGCGAATGCAAGGTCAGCCTTGCCGCGCTGGCCCCGCAGCTGAAGCTGGAGGTGCAGTATGTGCTGCAATGCCGCCGCGACGAGCGGCTGGTCCGGACCCAGGTCACCACGGTCGCTCGCATGGTGCGGCTGTTGGCGGGCCTGCCGGTCGCCTCGCTGCTGGACTGGGACGAGGAGACCTTACGGACCGCGTTTGGTCGCCCGGCGCCGAAGGACGCGGGACCGCGGACCCTGGTTATCTACGGGGTGCGCAAGCTGGAGGATCTAGCCGAGGACCACGGATGGGACACCGAGTATCGGCGGGATGTGTGGCGGTTGCGGCGCCTCGGGCGGCCCACCGGAGGCGGGTCTCCCGCTCGCCTGCGATTCAATGCCATTGCCCAGCCGTGGTTGAAGGAGTTAGCCAAGCGGTGGGTGCGGTGGCGGTTGAGTACAGGACTGGGCAGCACCGCCGCGGCCCGGTGTGTCACCGCGATCACGCGGTTCGCACAATTCCTTGCCACCCACGAGATCAGCATTGACAGCCTGGCCAGCGTGGATCGACCGGTCCTGGAGCGGTACCTGGCCGACCTGCACGTCGAGTTCACCGGCCGACCGGCGCATCGCACCCACGTCGGGCTGTTCAACCAGTTCTTCAACGCGATCCGCCAGCACAGCTGGGACTCCTCGCTGCCGACGACCGCGACATTTTATCCCGAGGACTACCCGAAACACGGCGAACAACTGCCTCGCGCGGTAGCCGAGTACGTGATGGTCCAGGTAGAACATCCGTCCAATTTGGACCAGTGGGACCACCCGGCCTACCGGCTGGTCACGCTCATCCTGATCCGCTGTGGCTTGCGCGTCTCCGACGCGCTCAAGCTGCCGTTTGACTGTGTCGTCCTAGATGCCGAGGGCGCACCCTATCTGCGCTACCACAATCACAAGATGAACCGGGAGGCACTGGTCCCGATCGATGAACAACTCCAGCAGTCGATCAGCGAGCAGCAGCAACACGTCCTGGGCCGCTGGACCGACGGTGTCCCGGTGCTCTTCCCCCGCCCCCTGACCAATCCGGACGGCTCCAAGCCTGTCAACAGCGCCACCTACCGGCAGGCCCTGCACCGATGGCTGCAACGCTGCGACATCCGCGACGAACACGGCCGCCCGGTGCATCTCACTCCCCACCAGTGGCGGCACTCGCTGGGCACCAGATTGATCAACCGGGACGTGCCGCAGGAAGTGGTCCGCCGCATCCTCGATCACGACTCGCACCTCATGACAGGCCACTACGCCCGGCTGTCGGACACGACGATCCGCCGGCATTGGGAAGCCGCACGCAAGGTCAACGCCAACGGCGAGACGGTGACCCTGGACCCCGACGGGCCGCTGGCCGAGGCGTCCTGGGCCAAGCAGCGGATCTCCCGCGCCACCCAGGCTTTGCCCAACGGCTACTGCAGTCTGCCGCTGATCAAGACCTGCCCGCATGCCAACTCGTGCCTAACCTGTCCGATGTTCATCACTACCACCGAGTTCCTCCCCCAGCACCGGCACCACCAGCAGCAGGTGTTGCAGATCATCACCGCGGCCGAGGCGCGGGGCCAGACCCGCATGGTGGAGATGAATCGCCAGGTCGCCGACAACCTCGCAAAGATCATCACAACCCTCGAGAACGGCGAAGCCAACACCAGCAGGGAGACGTCAGCCGATGCGTCCTGACAACACCGCCCCGATCATCGCCGCGGCCCAGCGACGCCGCGAATTGACCCGAGCGAAGGCCCTCCAGGCACCGCGCGAACTCGACCGCACCGGCGCGCCGATCACTTTCCAGTCAGTGGCCGCAGCAGCTGAGGTGTCCCGGTCCTGGCTCTATGCCCAACCCGACATCCGGGCCGAAATCCAACGCCTACGGGAGGCAACCCGGCGCGCTCCCGCAGCGCCGATTCCTGCAAGTCAGCGCACCTCGGAGGAATCTGCCCTGGCACGACTGGACATCGCCCTCAAACGAAACCGCGAACTCGCCGAAGAAAACCAACGGCTTCGCCGACAACTCGCCCGTGCACTCGGTGAGCACCGCCGATCACCCCATTCGCGAGACCCCGGCGATTCACCCCCACCTCCAGCCAAACCGCATCGCACTTCAGTAACGATCGGACCCTGCTGAACCCACCCCGACAACCGCCGGCGGTTGCGTCGACAACACCATCTACGACGCAACCGCCCAGGCCAAAGCAATGATCATCCGCCGAACTCAAGATAACCATCGAATCCACGTTCGCGACCGTGCGGCACCGCAGCAAAGTCACCAAGGGACCAGGCTCTCGCGCGGCCGGGCTGGCGATGGCCTTCAAGCTGATCGAGTCAGCGCAGACACGCTGGCGCGCGGTCAACGCACCCCAACTCGTCGCGCTCGTGCGCGCAGGAGCACGCTTCGAGGGCGGCAAACTCGTCGAACGCCCCGACGAACACGCCCCACCCACCGCCGCCTAAAAAAGATCTTCATCCACAGGTCTTGACTATTGCTCCACCCACCACACGCTCCGACCAAGTGGTCTTGGTTGGCCGCGGCGAACAGCGCTATCGGGACGAACTCGCGATCGGACGAATCCAGGCTGCCACGCGCGATGACGGCCACGGCCAGTGCGTGTTTCTTGGCGGCGAGGTACATGCCCAGGGAGCAGTAGATGTCCACGATGTTGGCCATCGCCCGTAGCGCGCCGTAGAGGGTATCGCCGTGGAACCAGTTGACCTTGGCCTGGTGAAACTCGCGCAAGGCATCGAGCAGGCGGCCGGCCTTCTGCAACGGTAGCTCGCTGTCGGCACTTGTCGCCGACCGCGGCGTCACCCTCCTGTCGCTTGACGGCATCGTCCAGCCCGTCGCATACCTTCCGGTACAGAGGATGATCACGCAGGCTCGGCGCGAGGAGATCGACGACGGTGCTGAACGTGTCGATCGGGTAAGCAAGCGCTTCGGGTAGCAGGTCGCTGAGTTCGAGCAGGCGCCGCATGCCGCCGTCGAGGTCCACCAGCGGTGCCGCATCGAGATGCTGCTGGAGCGCACCCTGGTCAATTGCGTCCATCAGCGCCTCGTACTGCTGGTCGATCTCGGCGAGAGTAGCGCTGCCCCGGACCTGCGCGTCCGAATAGTCGATGTGCAACGCGAGGTGCGCCGAGACCTGGAGCAGGCCCGCTCGGGCGTTCGGTCCAAAATCTCGTTCGAGAAGCTGATCGACATGGCGACGCAGCCGTGGTGTCCAGGCGATGATCTCGGATAGTGGTATGTCGGTGTGGTTGAGCATGGCCGCGATCGTGCAGAACTGGACTAGCCCGGGACTAGCCGGTTCCGCCCCGGCCTGCGCGATCACCTCCGCAGCCAACCAAACCGGCGAACCCGTCTGGCTGACCTGGCGTTCCCTCAACGGCGACTTCGCCCTCGACCACAGCCAGTGCGGACCCGACCCACGAGTCGACGTGTACGTCTGCGAGAACCCCACCATCGTCGCAGCAGCCGTAGACACCCTGGCAAGCCGTTCCCATCCGCTGATCTGCACCAACGGCGTCCCAAGCGGAGCAGTCCGCAAACTGCTCGCCGGCCTTGCCGTGAACGGTGCCCGCCTGTGCGTACGCGCCGACGACGACCCCACGGGGCAAGCAATCGCGGCCCAGTTGATCGCGACACTGCCGCGCGCCTCGCTGTGGCGATATGAACAACGGAACCCGGAATCCGCCGCAACGAGCCCAGAGTACGAAGAACGCGTCCTCAGCATTCTGCTCAACGACCTTGCCAGGGCAGACTCACCTCACACGAGCCGAGACGGTGCTGACCTGCCAACAGCAGATACATGACATTCTCGGCAGGATGGGGGGGAAGTAGCGCAAGCGCAGCTGAGAGCCGGTAGTAGCCGATGGGCGTAGGTATCGGGTGGCCCTGTCTGGGGCGGGACCCTGCAAGCCACGGTCGGAGAGGCGATCGATGAGCTCGCCGAGGGGCAGCGGCGGCTTGGTTGTAGTGGAGGGTGCCGCGAGCCCGCTGTGTTCGGGGCATCGCCGCTCCTCCTGATCAGGGCAGAGAAAATCCCCCAAGCGCGCATCGTGGAGAGGCGTGGGGGATGTAGTAAGACAGAGAGTAGCAGGGGCCGCCCATCCAGGCCGAGAACTAACTGAACTCATTCGAAGTTTCACGAGCATCTCCTTGATGGGACGAGACCCGACCTGTGGAGCTTCACCAGGGATCAGGTCTCAAGACTCCGTCTCGCCGGGCCACCTGACCAAGTGCCCTTCGAGGAACGCCGCCTCGAGCACGTATGCCTGGGCCTCGGTGA
This genomic interval carries:
- a CDS encoding site-specific integrase, which encodes MSITLEEQVQVQRVAMPASRVPSWTVLGDDDAPVEPIEPIERYLAYLTDIERSPNTVKAYAHDLKDYWVFLEHRGLDWREVRLEDIGEYVAWLRLPPTGRDGQVAVLPSLQPHVAGSTINRKLSALAAFYAYQARHGVDVGELLTTWQVPGRRGGWKPFLHHISKDKPQPSRMITVKAPKKLPRILTVTEMQSIVDACDRLRDRFLWSLLWDSGCRIGEALGLRHADIAAAEREIVIVPRVNDNGARSKSREQRAVPVSTELIRLWGDYLHGEYGDVDSDYVFVNLFAEPRGQALSYPAVYELVKRLRRRTGIDFDPHWCRHSAATRMLRDGVPIEVVSKVLGHSSVTTTMSVYGHLTAEDARRALENAGWFTGREVSW
- a CDS encoding tyrosine-type recombinase/integrase, with the protein product MNREIAKAQRQATASPGLLEKLMAAVRPEFRSDLVVFDPRDPVFGGPACAVPGCVRTARSQGLCPGHHQRWWRREGKPDLARFIATTDQQVAGPLSDSPTSSVVPACECKVSLAALAPQLKLEVQYVLQCRRDERLVRTQVTTVARMVRLLAGLPVASLLDWDEETLRTAFGRPAPKDAGPRTLVIYGVRKLEDLAEDHGWDTEYRRDVWRLRRLGRPTGGGSPARLRFNAIAQPWLKELAKRWVRWRLSTGLGSTAAARCVTAITRFAQFLATHEISIDSLASVDRPVLERYLADLHVEFTGRPAHRTHVGLFNQFFNAIRQHSWDSSLPTTATFYPEDYPKHGEQLPRAVAEYVMVQVEHPSNLDQWDHPAYRLVTLILIRCGLRVSDALKLPFDCVVLDAEGAPYLRYHNHKMNREALVPIDEQLQQSISEQQQHVLGRWTDGVPVLFPRPLTNPDGSKPVNSATYRQALHRWLQRCDIRDEHGRPVHLTPHQWRHSLGTRLINRDVPQEVVRRILDHDSHLMTGHYARLSDTTIRRHWEAARKVNANGETVTLDPDGPLAEASWAKQRISRATQALPNGYCSLPLIKTCPHANSCLTCPMFITTTEFLPQHRHHQQQVLQIITAAEARGQTRMVEMNRQVADNLAKIITTLENGEANTSRETSADAS
- a CDS encoding DUF6262 family protein; translation: MRPDNTAPIIAAAQRRRELTRAKALQAPRELDRTGAPITFQSVAAAAEVSRSWLYAQPDIRAEIQRLREATRRAPAAPIPASQRTSEESALARLDIALKRNRELAEENQRLRRQLARALGEHRRSPHSRDPGDSPPPPAKPHRTSVTIGPC
- a CDS encoding DUF2399 domain-containing protein, giving the protein MAAIVQNWTSPGLAGSAPACAITSAANQTGEPVWLTWRSLNGDFALDHSQCGPDPRVDVYVCENPTIVAAAVDTLASRSHPLICTNGVPSGAVRKLLAGLAVNGARLCVRADDDPTGQAIAAQLIATLPRASLWRYEQRNPESAATSPEYEERVLSILLNDLARADSPHTSRDGADLPTADT